One segment of Streptomyces sp. TG1A-8 DNA contains the following:
- a CDS encoding MoxR family ATPase: MTDPTTDNAGNSGDADTARASLEALRAEIAKAVVGQDPAVTGLVVALLCRGHVLLEGVPGVAKTLLVRALASALELDTKRVQFTPDLMPSDVTGSLVYDTRSAEFSFQPGPVFTNLLLADEINRTPPKTQSSLLEAMEERQVTVDGTPRPLPDPFLVAATQNPVEYEGTYPLPEAQLDRFLLKLTIPLPSRQDEIDVLTRHASGFNPRDLHAAGVRPVAGPADLEAARAAVARTVVSPEITAYVVDVCRATRESPSLALGVSPRGATALLATSRAWAWLTGRDYVIPDDVKALSLPTLRHRVQLRPEAEMEGLTADSVITSVLAHVPVPR; encoded by the coding sequence ATGACGGACCCGACCACCGACAACGCCGGGAACAGCGGAGACGCGGACACCGCCCGTGCCTCCCTGGAGGCCCTGCGCGCCGAGATCGCCAAAGCCGTGGTCGGCCAGGACCCCGCCGTGACCGGACTCGTCGTCGCCCTCCTGTGCCGGGGGCACGTCCTCCTCGAAGGTGTCCCCGGAGTCGCCAAGACGCTGCTCGTCCGCGCCCTCGCGTCCGCGCTCGAACTGGACACCAAGCGGGTGCAGTTCACGCCGGACCTGATGCCCAGCGACGTCACCGGCTCCCTCGTCTACGACACCCGCTCCGCCGAGTTCTCCTTCCAGCCCGGCCCGGTCTTCACCAACCTCCTCCTCGCGGACGAGATCAACCGCACCCCGCCCAAGACCCAGTCCTCCCTCCTGGAAGCCATGGAGGAACGCCAGGTCACGGTCGACGGCACCCCGCGCCCGCTGCCCGACCCGTTCCTGGTGGCCGCGACTCAGAACCCCGTGGAGTACGAGGGCACCTACCCCCTTCCGGAAGCACAACTGGACCGCTTCCTGCTGAAGCTGACGATCCCGCTGCCCTCCCGGCAGGACGAGATCGACGTCCTCACCCGCCATGCCTCCGGCTTCAACCCGCGCGACCTGCACGCCGCCGGCGTACGCCCCGTCGCCGGACCGGCCGACCTGGAGGCGGCCCGCGCCGCGGTCGCCAGGACGGTCGTCTCCCCGGAGATCACGGCCTATGTCGTGGACGTCTGCCGTGCCACCCGCGAGTCGCCCTCCCTCGCCCTCGGCGTGTCGCCACGCGGTGCCACCGCACTGCTCGCCACCTCGCGCGCCTGGGCCTGGCTGACGGGCCGCGACTACGTCATCCCCGACGACGTGAAGGCGCTCTCCCTGCCCACCTTGCGCCACCGGGTCCAACTGCGCCCGGAGGCCGAAATGGAGGGCCTGACCGCCGACTCCGTCATCACCTCCGTCCTCGCCCACGTCCCGGTCCCCCGCTGA
- a CDS encoding DUF58 domain-containing protein: MAPTGRAALLAALGSIPVGVLEPGWTGILAVNGSLALACACDFALAAPVRRLLLTRSGDTSARLGETADVTLTITNPSGRPLRAHLRDAWPPSSWQRGTEAAGSRHRISIPAGERRRVTTRLRPTRRGDRRADRVTIRSYGPLGLFARQGTHKVPWSVRVLPPFTSRKHLPSKLARLRELDGRTSMLTRGEGTEFDSLREYVPGDDTRSIDWRATARQSTVAVRTWRPERDRHILLVLDTGRTSAGRVGDAPRLDAALDAALLLAALASRAGDRVDLLAYDRRVRALVQGRSAGDLLPSLVNAMAVLEPELVETDARGLSATALRSAPRRSLIVLFTTLDAAPVEQGLLPVLPQLTQRHTVLIASVADPFVARMAQARGDAESVYEAAAAAQAQSERQRTAEQLRRHGVTVVDAMPDDLSPALADAYLALKAAGRL; this comes from the coding sequence ATGGCTCCCACCGGACGCGCCGCCCTCCTCGCGGCCCTCGGTTCGATCCCCGTCGGTGTCCTGGAGCCCGGCTGGACGGGCATCCTCGCCGTCAACGGCTCCCTGGCGTTGGCCTGCGCCTGCGACTTCGCGCTCGCGGCGCCCGTACGCCGCCTCCTCCTGACCCGTTCCGGTGACACCTCCGCTCGTCTCGGCGAGACCGCCGACGTCACGCTCACGATCACCAACCCGTCCGGCCGCCCGCTGCGAGCGCACCTGCGGGACGCCTGGCCGCCCAGCAGCTGGCAGCGCGGCACCGAGGCCGCCGGCTCCCGGCACCGGATCAGCATCCCGGCCGGTGAACGCCGACGGGTGACGACCCGGCTGCGCCCGACCCGCCGCGGTGACCGCCGGGCCGACCGCGTGACGATCCGCTCCTACGGTCCCCTCGGCCTCTTCGCCCGCCAGGGCACCCACAAAGTCCCCTGGTCAGTACGAGTTCTGCCCCCCTTCACCAGCCGGAAGCACCTGCCGTCGAAACTCGCTCGATTGCGTGAACTGGACGGCCGGACCAGCATGCTGACCCGCGGCGAGGGCACCGAATTCGACAGCCTGCGCGAGTACGTCCCCGGCGACGACACCCGCTCGATCGACTGGCGGGCCACCGCCCGCCAGTCCACGGTGGCCGTCCGCACCTGGCGCCCTGAGCGCGACCGCCACATCCTCCTGGTCCTCGACACCGGCCGCACCTCGGCCGGCCGTGTCGGAGACGCCCCCCGTCTGGACGCGGCCCTGGACGCGGCCCTGCTGCTCGCGGCGCTCGCCTCCCGCGCCGGCGACCGCGTGGACCTCCTGGCCTACGACCGGCGTGTCCGCGCCCTGGTCCAGGGCCGCTCCGCCGGTGACCTCCTGCCGTCCTTGGTCAACGCGATGGCCGTGCTCGAACCGGAACTCGTCGAGACCGACGCGCGCGGCCTCAGCGCAACGGCCCTCCGTTCGGCCCCGCGGCGCTCGCTCATCGTCCTCTTCACCACGTTGGACGCCGCGCCGGTGGAACAGGGCCTGCTGCCGGTACTGCCTCAGCTCACCCAGCGCCACACGGTCCTGATCGCTTCGGTGGCGGACCCGTTCGTGGCGCGCATGGCACAGGCGCGGGGAGATGCCGAGTCGGTGTACGAAGCCGCCGCGGCAGCCCAGGCCCAGAGTGAGCGCCAGCGTACGGCGGAGCAGCTTCGTCGTCATGGAGTGACGGTGGTGGACGCGATGCCGGACGACCTGTCGCCGGCTCTGGCGGACGCCTACCTGGCCCTGAAGGCGGCGGGCCGACTGTGA
- a CDS encoding DUF4350 domain-containing protein, which yields MTTGATLSAASASPTARRVWARARGTVLAVVLILVAAVVIAAVRSQARHGELDPRSTDPRGSRAVAELLADRGVSTRVVTSLGAARAAAGPDTTLLVAVPDLLTPRQQTRLHSATAASGGRTVLVAAGSWSVERLAPGVTADPATSIGSALEPDCALPAARRAGTADTGGIRYTTTHLDADSCYPGERLATLLRLPAATGDGDTVVLGAPDILFNDRLDDRGNASLALQLLGSRPHLVWYLPSLSDPSATAPGEQKSFLDLLPSGWLWGTLQLFIAAALAAFWRARRFGPLVPERLPVAIRASETVEGRARLYRKANARDRAANALRATTRTRLAPLVGVPVSRAQAPETLLPALSAHLHGAGRPLETLLFGPPPGDDAALIALTDQLDALEREVRRS from the coding sequence GTGACCACCGGGGCCACGCTGTCCGCCGCCTCGGCCTCGCCCACCGCCCGCCGGGTGTGGGCCCGCGCGCGCGGCACCGTCCTGGCCGTCGTCCTCATCCTGGTCGCGGCCGTCGTGATCGCCGCCGTCCGTTCCCAGGCCCGGCACGGCGAACTCGACCCGCGCTCCACCGACCCCCGCGGCAGCCGCGCCGTCGCCGAACTCCTCGCCGACCGGGGCGTGTCCACCCGCGTGGTCACCTCGCTCGGCGCGGCACGCGCCGCCGCCGGCCCGGACACCACGCTCCTGGTCGCCGTTCCCGACCTGCTGACCCCTCGTCAGCAGACGCGCCTGCACTCCGCGACGGCGGCCTCCGGCGGGCGCACCGTCCTCGTCGCCGCCGGCAGCTGGTCCGTCGAACGGCTCGCCCCCGGTGTCACCGCGGACCCCGCCACCAGCATCGGCTCCGCGCTCGAACCCGACTGCGCCCTGCCCGCGGCCCGGCGCGCGGGCACCGCCGACACCGGCGGCATCCGTTACACCACCACCCACCTCGACGCCGACTCCTGCTACCCCGGCGAACGCCTCGCCACGCTGCTCCGCCTCCCCGCGGCCACCGGGGACGGCGACACCGTCGTCCTCGGCGCGCCCGACATCCTCTTCAACGACCGCCTCGACGACCGGGGCAACGCCTCGCTGGCCCTGCAACTCCTCGGCTCCCGCCCCCATCTGGTCTGGTACCTCCCCTCGCTCTCCGACCCCTCCGCCACTGCGCCCGGTGAGCAGAAGAGCTTCCTCGACCTGCTCCCGTCCGGCTGGCTCTGGGGCACCCTGCAACTGTTCATCGCCGCGGCCCTCGCCGCTTTCTGGCGGGCGCGCCGGTTCGGCCCCCTCGTCCCCGAAAGGCTCCCGGTCGCGATCCGCGCCTCCGAGACCGTCGAGGGCCGCGCCCGCCTCTACCGCAAGGCCAACGCCCGCGACCGCGCGGCCAACGCCCTGCGCGCCACCACCCGCACGCGCCTCGCCCCCCTGGTCGGCGTTCCCGTCTCCCGGGCACAAGCGCCCGAGACCCTGCTCCCCGCCCTGTCCGCCCACCTGCACGGCGCCGGACGACCCCTGGAAACCCTCCTCTTCGGACCGCCGCCCGGCGACGACGCGGCCCTGATCGCACTCACCGACCAACTCGACGCCCTCGAAAGAGAGGTACGCCGTTCATGA